Within the Arachis duranensis cultivar V14167 chromosome 10, aradu.V14167.gnm2.J7QH, whole genome shotgun sequence genome, the region GGTCGTAAGTACAACTGTTCGTGAAACATAGACGGAGTTCCGCTACgtatgaaaattatgaattactCAAGACAAAACCCAAGGCAGTATTATCGAGGTCTGTAGCCGATGACATGTTGTCGAACTTTAATTTAGTGTGTCAAGCCGACTACAGAAGACGTTCCTTGTTCGGCTAAGTGGGAAGGAGTATCAACTCCAATTTTGTCGGAGCTACCAACTGGTGACGGAATGAAAGTCAGACGGAGGAATGTAGATGATAGTGTTTGGTTAAATGAAGGTTGGTATGCACTTCCTGAGTTCTTAAGACTAAAGCATggatattttgtggttttcaagTACATGCTAAATCCGTATACGAATTAATTGTGATCCACTTTGAGTGATGCAAAGTTTGACTAGTCAAGTTTGAAATGTTTTCATAACGACCAGCAGGAAGTGATACGGAAAATCATTTCCCACATCCGGTGCTCGTGATGGAAACTGATCAACCTCGAAAATTCAATCATCTATTCACTCAGTAGTGTCATAAGGAATTCATCATGGATTTACCAGTGtacaaaaaaacaacaaaatacccATGCCTTAGCGCTAAGAAACCAACAACTCCATACCAACTTTCATTCAAACAGACACGAGCATCTATATTTTTTCTCAGTCAAAACTTTTTCCCGTCACCCGCTGGTATCTCCGACAATATTGTGTTAAAAGAGCCTAACCAAGTAacccttaaaattttattcacaTTACAACCATCACGCCATTGTCTTACCTTCATAGTCAGATTTGTTGGCTGCTTTGGGTTCGGTTATTGAGTGGCTTCACATGTGACTGCAGTTTCCAGCATCCGAACGGCGATGGCAACCCCAAGGCTGTCAATTTCATCGACCAACGTGCATCTTGGATCACAAAAGTCCACCCAGCAACACTTGGAAAGAACACTACTTCCCGAACACAATCTGAAATCCCAGACAGACACATCAGGTATAAAATACTCAATAAGTCATTCATCAAATCAATTATATACATTAACAACCATGTTCCAACAAAATCATCTCCAAATACACAACCTAATATAATGACTTCACAAATTAGTCCATAAACCGAGAAGAACTTACCATCGTATCGACGAAATAGCCACTTTGATTTAGCGAGAAACAACCCATCCTGTGAGACGATACAGGGCATCCATGATACTACCGCTAATTGTGACGATTTGTGGAATTAGGGAAAACCTCAACCGAACGAGCGTTGATGGGGTTGAAGACAATCTGCCCATTTGTAGAACCCTCGCTTGGTGTTGGATAGTGTGATCTTGGATGTGGATAAAGTCTTATCTCATTAGGATCGACAATTTGTGGTTCTCGTTCTTCTCTTCCAGATCCACCTCTTCTTATCTATGCTCTGGACCTGCAAAAATGAAACCACATGATCCCCACTGCAAAGTGAATAAGCCCACACCACCCATTAGCCCAACTACCTTAAACAAGTCCACCGGTGTTTATCAACATTAAAgcaagattaaaaaaaaaactggttaCATACGGCTTCATTCAAACATTACCGGTGTTATCATCTTTCTGGATaaacatttttatcttttacatTTTAATgtcaaaccaaaccaatttttttaaaaaaacccCCTATTTTTTTTGGTCGATAAAAAAAAACCCCTTTTAAGTGTCAATTGTAAACCCAACATATAAAGAGAATTTGACCTACAAAAATTTGAGGAGTTGTTGTCTTCCTCACCTATTGGGccacattttttataatttttcttgaaaGCCCAACAAAGTAATCAATTTATTCTGGCtactcttcaaaaaaaaaaaggcaactctgccATTTTTAATGAGAAACTAAGTTTTGTCCAACCAAGTTAGAATGGAAAAGTCAATTAAAAAACGAGCACAAACATACAATATTTGCAAACGCGATGCTGTTTTAGTTAATACCAAAGGTTGATTTCAATTtcataacacaaaaaaaaagtcattATAACTGTTCAACAAACAAGACACATATAATACTTTCTAAACCTAATGGAAAAGTCTTAGCATGATATATTTTGACAATGAGGTCAAACACAGGGGCTAAGCGCCTTCAGTCACTCATCCTTATGCATCCTATCTGCATCGAACCTTGATGATCGTCACTGGCTCCGTTGATATCACCTCGAAGACACCCACGCCACCTGGCTTGAAGTTGCACAATGAAGCAAAGTTCTCCCATCCTCCAGAAATAACGCCAAAGCTACCATCCCTTTTTCCACTGTACCTTGTATATGTAGCTTCGACCTGTATGTGGCCATGTGTGAGGATGAGAGGGTGTCTCTGACCAGTGAAGTGACTGAGATGGGGGACATTCGACTGATTATAACACAAGAAATTTCAGTTAGTATTATCTACTTTAATGCTTACTTCAGTAAAACAATATTTCAACCAAAATGTCTTAACAACTTAACGCTTACCAATAATCGCGACGACATCATGCGAGCAGTTAGGTCCATCACAAAGAAAGGCCACTTGCTTTTGACCTTTGCGGCAACCACTCTAGCACTGGCTGAAGGAGGTATGTTGATACACTTTGTAATTTCATAATTACCAGTCCTTATATATGGTGGTTCTTCAGGATCACGGAGTTGGTATGAGTTCTCAATGCCACCAAAATCAAAAATCTTGACTTGGAAAGTGGAATTTCCTTTGTGTGTGAAATATAGCATGGAGTCCAGATTGATTTTGTACATCTGATAGAACTCCTCCCAGCCTCGAGTCAATGCAATTTTGCCACTTTGGAGCTGCGTCCAGAAGCACCGACAGGGGTTATTCCTTCCGTCAGGCACAACCAGGTCCAGGTAGGGGGTACGGTTTGGTAGCTCATCGGGAGTTATAGGTAATGACTGTTACAAATTGGTGAAGTTCTGTCAAAACATCGATAGCATTGCAAAAACTCTAAAATTAAGAGGTGTTAAGGAAACGGATGTTAGTTACCAGTTTGAACATTGAAGGCCTTATTATTGGCTTCAGAAACCTCATCTTGTAGCTTTGTGTCGTACCGTTATCAATCTCTTGG harbors:
- the LOC107468972 gene encoding uncharacterized protein LOC107468972; translated protein: MRFLKPIIRPSMFKLSLPITPDELPNRTPYLDLVVPDGRNNPCRCFWTQLQSGKIALTRGWEEFYQMYKINLDSMLYFTHKGNSTFQVKIFDFGGIENSYQLRDPEEPPYIRTGNYEITKCINIPPSASARVVAAKVKSKWPFFVMDLTARMMSSRLLSNVPHLSHFTGQRHPLILTHGHIQVEATYTRYSGKRDGSFGVISGGWENFASLCNFKPGGVGVFEVISTEPVTIIKVRCR